In Xiphophorus maculatus strain JP 163 A chromosome 9, X_maculatus-5.0-male, whole genome shotgun sequence, the genomic window AACAGATTGAattttgtggttgcaacatgacaaagtgaaaaaaaattcaagtgaTATGAGTGTTTATAGGAAAGACTGCATGTGAAGTGGGGAGGCTTTGGGTTTCTCTGAAAGAAacttaaaagattaaaaacttaGCTTTTTAGCATTCATTGAAGACTGCAGAAGCTCTTGACTCATATCAAGTAAAATGTGTGGATACTGATCTTCTATATAGTATGACACACATGCTAAACCCGAAATTCATATCTGTCTGTGTGCTGGTCAATAACTCCAgtacaaaatatgtgtttacaTCTGCAATCGATCCTCTGTGTGGCTTCAGTAACAACAAAGCCTAAAAGTACTTTCTCTCTAATTGAATAAAAGCCTCAAATGCTTTATAGAGTTTCTGTCaccatgttttcatttctcataaaaaCAGCATTCTTTTTCAAATTGGTTCGGAGACTTTTACAATTATCCAGAAAGGGAAAGGGGGGGAAGGGGTGCTGTGAATATTTAATAACAGAAAGATGCCTAAAACTCCATTTGCATCCCACTAAGGAGTCGTTGCTCGTTTCCAATAAGCTCcatcacacaaacaaacagaggcAGGAGGCATCAGCGGCCACAGAGGAAAACCGAAACAGGTATGACATTTTAGATTTGCCTCAAAGTGGCACACTCCAACAGGAAACACAAGCAGGCAAATGAAAAGCCACAAAGACGTGTTGGTATCTGCAGCTCTCATGTGATTTACCATTTTGAATGCTGCCGTAATCCTATTAGCAGCAATATGTCTGCTAATTCCCTTTCTGGGACCAAAtgacctggaaaaaaaaatacctctGAAGCTCAGTTCGCTGTCGCTGAGCCCTGCATCATCAGCCGAGCTCTCCTTCTCCACTTTGGTTCCTCCTCTGCTGCGTTTGACACTTTTATAGAACTGAGTCCAACGGTGGCGACCGGCATCTTTCTTTAGACGCTTCTCCTTTGCTCGCCGGTTCTGGAACCAAACCTGCCGGGTCAAACCATAATATTcatctttaaaaagacaaatcaaagcaaataattttgccatcatattttccttttttttttttttttttaaccttgtttgaaatttttagtTTGGCATTAAACATTTGATAAAGCAAGgaagttaattttttatgtaaatatgatgGAATATTTGACCTCTCCAACTGCTTGGCATGCAATTTATAGCAccaataaaatttttataaataataataacttatAACTGATTTTTACCAATATTTGTTATGATCAAATATTTTGCTGCAATAAAAACtatataattgaaaaataagaatatgtttattaatttagaacattaactaaaaattaaaaaaattataaatacatttataaataaatttatacattttaattaattaaaaattctgcacatacagtacatagctaaataattatttacttatttttttaaagatgggatcaaaagcaataaaacaatgtCAGTGCAAAATACAGAAtgataaaacacaataataacTGTGTTTTATCTCAGCGTGATCAAGAAGCAGAGATTTGCTAAAATACCTAGGAGCTTCTAATCACATAAAGCAAACATGATTTTAAGTCCTGATGATAAAACTACAGACTTTCCCAGTCATAATGACATTGTTTAAATTACTACAGATGATCAGAGAGACAAGTATTTATGTCCTATGACAGAGGAATTCACTCAATCACAGTCAAATTGGAGTGTACTCATTTTCCAGgtcaattttctaaaaatacattttaaaaaaatgaatgctCTACCTGCACCACCCTCATGTCCAGGCCTGTCTCAGAGGACAGCTGCTCTCTGACGTGGCGGGCTGGCTTTGGCGAGTTTTTGTAGGCACTTTTGAGGGTCTCCAGCTGCTTGGCGGTGATGGTGGTCCTTGGTCGTTTGGTTCCACCCTCTGAATCATCTGTAAACACAGGTGCAAATATGAGTGGCATCCCTCTGCatatatttatgtgtgtgtgtggggtgtgtgtgtgtgcgtgtgtgtgtgtgtgttttaaatgaagCGAATAGTTATGCAGGGCAGTGTATTATTGTCCTTGTGCATCTGTCCCACTCCCACAGCAGAGGACATAAATCTACCCTTTGCCAGAGGAGAGGAGTTATTGGAGCCGCACCATATAAGAGCATCGGTTCACTTTACATAATCAATCAGAGACGCATGGAAATCTCAGCGGAGAGGGAGGGACAGAAACAGCACACACACCCAGATGACAAACACCAACGATCCACAGTCAGAAGTTATTTCGCCTCGCTGAGAGGTGCATACAGCTTGATCTATCACGCTCTTCTGCAATTCTGATGCGGCCCAGTTAGGTCAGAGCCTTTCAGCGGCGAAGCAAATAGATGGACATTTGCAACAATCATTTTATATCACTGGAAGTACATGTTCACCCTTTCTTCTCGTTCCGCCTTGACAGTGAGCACACCTACCGTTCTGTTTGGCGGTCTCATAATCCACCTTGCACACCAGCCTCCCGTCCTCCATGAGGTAAAACTCGTCGCCGGTGGCCAGCTGTCTGCTGCACATGATGCAGGCGAAGCAGTGCAGGTGATACACAAAGTCCTGCGCCTTCCGCACCACCTGCGTCGGAGGGATGCCCTGCTGGCACGACGCACATTTTGTTCCAAAACGCCTGAAGGGAAACATGAAGCAGAGGTGGTGATGGTGATGCAGACGGCGAAACTTCCATAAAATATGTTGTCAAACTGAAATATGTAACAGAGATTGCAACATATGAAGTCCTTGCTGTTAAACGCAAAAGGTAACGAGATCTGCAGTGCATTTCTGCTAACAGCAAGCCTGACTGACGCATTCAGTGGAATGCATCAGGTTTGCATATCTGCTTGTGTGTTGGCATGCTTGTATTTTTGCAGCTAAAGTACCGACATTAAACAGAGCTTGTTGATAAAGTCAGCACAGTAAACCCACCCTGAGGAGAACCAGTAAAACACTGACTGAGGAGAGGAGAAGCTCTAAATCAGGAAAGCAcccaatcaaaaataaaaaggaaagtgaAGCCTTCGAGTCGCTAACCAGAAAAACCACATGTGTGCTGTTCCATGTTTGAAGAGTTTTGAACATGCCAACGTCCCCCTCACAGGGCCCCCTGGGTCAGCTAATACAGTTAGCAACCAGTTAGACTCCAGAGCTCCTCGGGGGTCTCGTTCAAGCTTTGAGCATTAAAACCTTTCAAACGTGATTTAGTAAAAAGCCCAGATCTGCTGATCCTGTTTTGGATGAAAGTCAAACTCAATTTTCTTCTGTAATGCTTCTGAAATCCAATcattaaaagaaagaagcaaaacggcaaaaaaaaaaaaaagaaagaaagaaaaagatagtGAAATATAGGGATTTATAATCAGAGCCAAGTTAATCTATGGGTGTGGAAATCACAGATGTTATAAATAGCATCTTCACCAAGCAGGCAGGGAACCAGTGTGAAGGTTTACCAccgctttaaaataaactttcaaaacTTTCTTCCATCAGACTGTTCTGACAGATTAAAATCCTTTCAatgaaacatcagaaaaaaaggattttctcCCTCTGCCCCCTCCCCCACATGTTGCTACACACTGCCAGTCAGATGGCTGAAAGAGACCCATTACACTTTCCTGCCCCctacaaaaaaaagacagaaaatcagctgtttcaaaatatttctagtCAAACATGATATGGAAACTAAAAAGACGCCAATGATTTCGCTGATTAAAGTCACAACCCGACATTTCCACTAATTAACCAGATAATACCAGCATGTTGGACCTACGTTACTCTATAAAGAGCAGAATGACGGCAGGTATATTTCATACAATAAGCATTCAAAACCTATTAAGTTTGGCATCAGTTTATGATATATTTTGGCTTAAATTTgtgtatcacataaaaaaaatagagcaaTTGCTTTAAAAAcgattattattttgtaataataactctaatgttataaaaatgtagcTCTGGTATGGATGCATTCAGCTGTCTTgctaagaataaaataaacttcatgataattttttttttgtaccggTTCATGTCTAATCTGCACCAATATGTATGCTATACATAAACCTATAACTAGCTACATGAGCGATTCTAAGCATTATTTCTGAATTTTGGGCACTTTTAGCAGTTTTGATGCATTAAATAGTCCCCCATAGAAAAGCTGCAATCTTTGcgactcaaaataaaacacaaaccagtGATTAtgctcattaaaaaaataacaagaaaacaacgaaaagaagaaaagagaaaggcGCACTGACTTGAAAAAGTCCTCCTTGCAGTAGACGCTGCCTGCCCGGGAGAAACATTTATCCGCCAGCGGGGTCTGGCAGTCTGCGCACTTGAGGCACTTGGAGTGCCAGTGTCTGTCCAGCACCTTCAGGATGAACTTATCCAGGATGTGCTGACTGCAGCCTGCACACTGAGGGATCTCTGCCAGGAGAAACAACGAGAAGGCCAGGTCACACTCAGCCACCGGCGCAAGGCAGGCAAAGGTCCAACATCACCAGAGAGATTCGCTGTATTTATAGGAAGTCGTTTCGAAGGagaggattttcttttcttctcacaTTGTCTTAGTAGATTGTGTGCAGAATTTCAGCGGTGAGGAATTTATAATTAAACTTTCTAAATAAATCCCTTGTCAAAATCAACCAAGAGTTCCCTCcgttaaaaatgctaaaattgtaataaattagaccgaggggggggggggaataagCATTTTCATGATATAAATTATTAGGTTGTCATatgttgttgaaatgtgttgGAGGTTTGTTCATTCAGGATTTTCACTCATTCTGAGGTTTGTCGCGTTTCCTGATCCTATTTTCACCTTCTTGCTCTGGTATTATGGTACTTTCTCGTTTTTAAGGAAAATCAATCCTCACATAGCAAATGTTGCCTGTTTTTCAGATACAATTGTACTAGAATATAAATGTCTTTACATAAAACCGTGTGCGCTCGGTACGTATTACCGTCTCTGTCCAAGGTGCTGATCTCAGAGGTATTCGCCTGCAGagcaaaaaatgcttttttttttctttctgacgACGTATTGATTTTCTCCGTCTTAATCTGGTTTGCCTCTTCCATCTCGATCTTAATTAATCCCTGAATGATTTTATGGAAAGCGTGGTGACAACCAGTGTCTCTAGGTGAGACGGCGTCCTGACATAAATCAAGATCAAGGCGCGATTAgattcagatttgttttatatatatataattttgaaaactaaatcTGCAGCAGTACACACGGTGTCCATTCAGACACACAAGACCtttatgaatttatttccaaagcACAACTGAAcgatttttaatttattttaaaaacagagtcAAAGCCACGCATTTGACGTATTTTTGCGTCGTTCCGTCTGTGCATGCaggccttcttttttttttttttttttttttaactaaataaaaaataatctttccaTGAAAAGTAAGGTTgacgttgttgttgttgtgaatgTCTACAaacataaagacataaaaaagaacaacattgaTCGaagcgtttttgtttttgttacacaTCTGCATGATTTCCATTGAAGACAACGGTGACAGTTTGAGGTGAAAGTGAGTAGAAAAATGAGCAGGAGTCTGAACCCACGCAGCGGGACTATTTTCTGTCGAGACAAATCACATCTGCACGCTGTAAAAATCTCCCTATAACAAAAACATAGATGTTATTCTGCATTCTGCAAATGCAGGTGCTGCGAGAGAAGCATgcttgcaaaaataataactaaatacaataatataataaaaatgtatgatttttttttttttttttttttttttttttgcaaaaatcagatctgaaaaaaaagtcagatcgCCATTCTGAACCACTCGTAATTTTTTAAAGGTAAGAAATAGAATCATAGATtggattttattgttaaaaactCAGCTTGAATCCTGAAAACCTGGAATATTGTAGATGCAAACATTGTTCCCTTAGCAGAAATAATTGGGACTGGCCTTAACCCTAAcccagaatatttttttaatgaaaataaaaacatttaaagtgtgTGTAGGTAGAAGAGAGGAGTGGTTCTCAATGCAGCCagactctgtttttgttgtgtcGCTTTCTTCTCTTCAGAActtcaaaaatctttttaaaaaaggaatttaaaacacatttccagAGTAAGACTGATGCTTCCAACCTTTCACCTCACTAAGTAAATAACTTATAATTACCAAATGTGTAGTTAACACTACAACCTAAGAGTGTTGTAGTGTTCCCTACAACACTGAAAAGGGATTTCATATCCCTTTTTcctgatatgaaatgcttagAGCGGCTGCTTTGGTTCCTGAAATAATCCAGGTTTAGATCCATGATGAATCCTGGCGCTGCAGGAGGCTGAGTGGCAGGATCTTTATCCAATCTGTTAATCTGTATCAATTCATAAAATTAAagagcagacagacagatagacagacagacagacagacagacagatagatagatagatagatagatagatagatagatagatagatagatagatagatagatagatagatagatagatagatagatagatagatagatagatagatagatagatagatagatagatagatagatagatagatagatagatagatagatagatagatagatagatagatagatagatagatagatagatagatagatagatagatagatagatagatagatagatagatagatagatagatagatagatagatagatagatagatagatagatagatagatagatagatagatagatagatagatagatagatagagagtTTTCGTTTTGAGCATTTTATCTTATAATGTTTTGAAACTATATTAATTAAGTTGCAGTAATTATCTCACCCTTACAGGGttatcattatatatatatatattttcttcttcttcttcttgggtGGGTGGATGTGGGGGTTGCCTATTAGCCCCCTGCTCCATCTGTACATTTTCCTAACTCGATCCTGAATAATTAGGTCAGAGCAGAAACGGATCCGGTCGCACTTCAATCTTTACACGATCAGATTATGAAAGGCCCCGGCACAGATTAACGAGCGAACAGATGTAAGATATTTCTCGCCTTTGACGCCGAGGTCCAGGAAATGCTGCGAGATTTCGTTGATAATTATCGCCTGCAAATGTCCGTTCTGGTGCCGGCCCTTTTGGAATAAGACGTCCGAGGCTTTTATTAGGCTCGGTAACCGATGCCAGTCAAAGCCAGCGCGCGTTTGTCTGACGGGCGACGTTGACAACCGCGTCTGATCTCTTGACCATGCAGGCTCGTTTACAAATTAACAGCTGGGAGGCTCAGTGTGAATCCAGCAGCTCTGCACTGAGGATGCAGCGCGCTGACACCAAACCGCTGCTTCAGAACAGAAAGTATTAAAAACGTTTAAGGAAGCTTGAAACTGCATTGACACCTTCTGCAGAAAACAGTTCGAACAGCTGCAGAGATGAACGGGGTGTTCATCTCTTGACCGTGACTTGATTTCATCTAAGTACTTTGGCAGCTTGTTTTATAAGCAGCAGCATGACACATCACTGGCCTGTGAGGGCTTCAGTCTCCTCTCCTTCTCTGGCTGTAAGTAAGCCCCCCTCTCCTTACGGCCGACCCCGCAGCAGTGGTTGCGGTCACCAACCTGTTCCCGGACTGGCAATCGACAGAAAAAGACGAGaggatgggggaaaaaaaacaaacaatgtctTACGCTGCAGTGGTACACCGAGAATCTCCGGTAAACTCTTTACAGGACTCTCTGTCGGTAGAACCGCCGCACTTTGCATCATCGTGATCCAAACGCACGTACATACACCCGCAACGCGGTGGGCGCACTCCCCCCGTCCTCGCCtgtgtgcaaaaaaaacccccctCAAAAATACGAAGCTGTTGTTGAGGCCTGTTTCCGCTCAAACCTTCGTTTCCAGGTATTTCTCTATTCCCAGGGTGATGCCCGAGCCGCCCCGAGCCGCGCCGTGCCGAGCTGTTTTGGAGTATGGAGCAGACAGGCTGCTCGGTCCATTCAGCGCCGCAGGGGCGGCGGGGCTCTGACGTCAACGCGGCACAGGCTCACCGGGAGCCAATAGGAGCGCAGGTGGAGAGTTCTCCCCCCTTCCCTCCCCTTCGCCCCCGCCACAGCAGCGGTGGATAGCATCCTCGACAGGAGTAGAGAGGAAGAGGGGCGTTTAAG contains:
- the lhx4 gene encoding LIM/homeobox protein Lhx4 isoform X1; the encoded protein is MMQSAAVLPTESPVKSLPEILGVPLQQIPQCAGCSQHILDKFILKVLDRHWHSKCLKCADCQTPLADKCFSRAGSVYCKEDFFKRFGTKCASCQQGIPPTQVVRKAQDFVYHLHCFACIMCSRQLATGDEFYLMEDGRLVCKVDYETAKQNDDSEGGTKRPRTTITAKQLETLKSAYKNSPKPARHVREQLSSETGLDMRVVQVWFQNRRAKEKRLKKDAGRHRWTQFYKSVKRSRGGTKVEKESSADDAGLSDSELSFRDDQVLSDLSHANGLYGSVGDMTNSAVLNGGFSVDAAGQPYQDIRPGSPYGLPQSPSSITSLPGHTPLLNNLTFNMDSLVAQGGPGGVGQALRAMAGGPTSDLSTGSSTGYPDFPTSPASWLDEMDHSQF
- the lhx4 gene encoding LIM/homeobox protein Lhx4 isoform X2, which translates into the protein MYVRLDHDDAKCGGSTDRESCKEFTGDSRCTTAARFGTKCASCQQGIPPTQVVRKAQDFVYHLHCFACIMCSRQLATGDEFYLMEDGRLVCKVDYETAKQNDDSEGGTKRPRTTITAKQLETLKSAYKNSPKPARHVREQLSSETGLDMRVVQVWFQNRRAKEKRLKKDAGRHRWTQFYKSVKRSRGGTKVEKESSADDAGLSDSELSFRDDQVLSDLSHANGLYGSVGDMTNSAVLNGGFSVDAAGQPYQDIRPGSPYGLPQSPSSITSLPGHTPLLNNLTFNMDSLVAQGGPGGVGQALRAMAGGPTSDLSTGSSTGYPDFPTSPASWLDEMDHSQF